One segment of Cataglyphis hispanica isolate Lineage 1 chromosome 23, ULB_Chis1_1.0, whole genome shotgun sequence DNA contains the following:
- the LOC126857871 gene encoding histone H1E-like, whose translation MEDKNASGNTAAVENAASTPAAKKAAKSKAKTQRPKSTHPPTAEMVTSAIKELKDRKGSSVLAIKKYIVTNYKVDGEKFAPFIKRYLKAAVTSGAVVQTKGKGASGSFKLATAKPSPKSKVVKRVVKERTTATKKAAEKKVAKKAPAAKKVTEAKKTAEKKPAAPKKTAKTAAAKKVEAAAAKQKAAAQTKNLSKTKKATKAPAAKTKTPKPKTTKAAATKSAKAAKK comes from the coding sequence ATGGAGGATAAGAACGCGTCCGGTAATACCGCAGCTGTGGAGAACGCAGCTTCTACTCCGGCAGCGAAGAAAGCAGCGAAATCCAAAGCGAAGACTCAGCGGCCGAAGTCGACGCATCCGCCGACCGCGGAGATGGTCACGTCCGCCATCAAGGAGCTGAAAGATCGCAAGGGCTCGTCCGTGTTGGCCATCAAGAAGTACATCGTTACGAATTACAAGGTCGACGGCGAGAAGTTCGCCCCCTTCATCAAGAGATACCTGAAGGCGGCGGTCACATCCGGCGCCGTGGTGCAGACTAAGGGAAAGGGCGCATCGGGCTCGTTTAAGCTTGCCACCGCCAAGCCCAGTCCGAAGAGCAAGGTGGTGAAGCGCGTTGTGAAGGAACGGACGACGGCCACGAAGAAGGCCGCCGAGAAGAAGGTCGCGAAGAAGGCGCCGGCTGCGAAAAAAGTGACGGAGGCTAAGAAAACAGCCGAGAAGAAGCCGGCGGCGCCGAAGAAGACCGCCAAAACAGCGGCGGCGAAGAAGGTAGAGGCCGCGGCGGCTAAGCAAAAGGCCGCCGCGCAGACGAAGAATCTTTCCAAGACCAAGAAGGCTACGAAAGCCCCGGCTGCCAAGACAAAGACGCCCAAGCCGAAAACCACCAAGGCGGCGGCTACCAAGAGCGCTAAAGCagcaaagaaataa
- the LOC126857883 gene encoding histone H3: protein MARTKQTARKSTGGKAPRKQLATKAARKSAPATGGVKKPHRYRPGTVALREIRRYQKSTELLIRKLPFQRLVREIAQDFKTDLRFQSSAVMALQEASEAYLVGLFEDTNLCAIHAKRVTIMPKDIQLARRIRGERA from the coding sequence ATGGCTCGTACGAAACAAACTGCCCGTAAATCTACCGGAGGCAAGGCTCCGCGAAAACAGCTGGCGACCAAGGCGGCGCGCAAGAGTGCGCCTGCCACAGGTGGCGTGAAGAAGCCTCATCGTTACAGGCCCGGTACCGTGGCTCTTCGTGAGATTCGTCGCTACCAGAAGAGCACTGAACTGCTGATTCGTAAATTGCCGTTCCAGCGTCTCGTTCGTGAGATTGCGCAGGACTTTAAGACCGATCTTCGTTTCCAAAGCTCTGCTGTTATGGCGTTGCAGGAGGCTAGCGAGGCGTATCTCGTCGGTCTCTTCGAAGACACTAACCTGTGCGCCATTCACGCCAAACGAGTCACCATCATGCCTAAAGATATCCAACTGGCACGTCGTATTCGTGGAGAGCgtgcttaa
- the LOC126857885 gene encoding histone H4, which translates to MTGRGKGGKGLGKGGAKRHRKVLRDNIQGITKPAIRRLARRGGVKRISGLIYEETRGVLKVFLENVIRDAVTYTEHAKRKTVTAMDVVYALKRQGRTLYGFGG; encoded by the coding sequence ATGACTGGTCGTGGTAAGGGAGGAAAGGGATTGGGAAAAGGAGGTGCGAAGCGGCACAGGAAGGTTCTTCGTGATAACATCCAGGGTATCACCAAGCCGGCCATTCGTCGTTTGGCGCGACGTGGCGGTGTGAAGCGTATTTCCGGCTTAATCTACGAAGAAACTCGCGGTGTCTTGAAGGTGTTCCTCGAGAACGTGATCCGCGATGCTGTCACCTACACTGAGCACGCCAAGAGGAAGACCGTAACTGCCATGGATGTCGTATACGCCCTGAAACGACAAGGCAGAACTCTGTACGGTTTTGGAGGTTAA
- the LOC126857884 gene encoding histone H2B, whose product MPPKASGKAVKKAGKAQKNISKTDKKKKRKRKESYAIYIYKVLKQVHPDTGISSKAMSIMNSFVNDVFERIAAEASRLAHYNKRSTITSREIQTAVRLLLPGELAKHAVSEGTKAVTKYTSSK is encoded by the coding sequence ATGCCACCGAAAGCTAGCGGTAAGGCCGTGAAGAAGGCCGGGAAGGCGCAGAAGAACATCAGCAAAACcgataaaaagaagaagaggaagaggaaggagaGCTATGCTATCTACATCTATAAGGTGTTGAAGCAGGTTCATCCCGACACTGGGATCTCCAGCAAGGCTATGAGCATCATGAACAGCTTTGTTAACGATGTCTTCGAGCGCATCGCGGCCGAAGCGTCGCGATTGGCTCATTACAACAAACGTTCCACGATTACATCTCGTGAGATTCAAACTGCTGTAAGGCTCCTTCTGCCCGGCGAGTTGGCTAAGCACGCTGTTAGCGAAGGAACAAAGGCGGTCACCAAGTACACCAGTTCAAAGTGA